The Calditerrivibrio nitroreducens DSM 19672 genome window below encodes:
- the phnD gene encoding phosphate/phosphite/phosphonate ABC transporter substrate-binding protein: MVKIISTSIFVLMLFTTLLAETFHTIKIGVSSIVSAETNIKMYDGLAEYITKKTGTKSEIIYRKNYKDMNELITNKQVDLSFICTGAYVSIDNAIDILAVPQVNGKTYYKSLIIVNKTSNIHTISDLKNKIFAFTDPLSNTGYIYPVYLLLQNGITDRRYFKKVYYTNSHDKSIFLVNNGVVDAAAVDNMIFEYLSKISPKYVENINIIHSSMEFPNPPVVITNFSLKDKLKQIFLNMHNDPEGKAILKNLGIEKFVIVPKKEYDIIKNIKSFVDKNVKNTNNKIF, from the coding sequence ATGGTAAAAATAATTAGCACCTCAATATTTGTACTGATGCTGTTTACCACTCTGTTGGCTGAAACTTTCCATACAATAAAAATAGGTGTTTCATCCATTGTTTCTGCTGAAACAAATATCAAAATGTATGATGGGCTTGCTGAATATATCACAAAAAAAACTGGCACCAAATCTGAAATTATTTATAGAAAAAACTACAAAGACATGAATGAACTAATAACAAATAAACAGGTTGATTTATCTTTTATATGTACCGGAGCTTACGTATCTATTGATAACGCAATAGATATACTTGCGGTTCCACAGGTAAATGGTAAAACCTACTACAAATCATTAATCATAGTAAATAAAACAAGTAATATTCATACCATATCTGACCTCAAAAACAAGATTTTCGCATTTACAGATCCCCTTTCGAATACTGGATATATATATCCAGTTTACTTATTATTACAAAATGGGATAACCGACCGACGATACTTCAAAAAAGTATATTACACAAATAGTCATGACAAATCTATATTTCTTGTAAATAATGGGGTTGTGGATGCAGCCGCTGTAGATAATATGATATTTGAATACTTATCTAAAATATCTCCCAAATATGTTGAAAACATTAATATTATTCATAGTTCAATGGAATTTCCCAATCCCCCTGTTGTGATAACAAACTTTTCATTAAAAGATAAACTAAAACAGATTTTCCTAAACATGCACAATGACCCTGAAGGAAAAGCCATTTTAAAAAACTTAGGTATAGAAAAATTTGTAATTGTACCAAAAAAAGAGTACGACATTATAAAAAACATAAAATCGTTTGTTGATAAAAATGTTAAGAATACCAATAACAAAATCTTTTAA
- a CDS encoding cytochrome c3 family protein, whose translation MRSKLLFSGLILLLAFGFAIAKIGGGDITFNSPAGKVVFSHENHVKGVGLKCTDCHDKLFLNTKKHKSVTMAQMAKGKSCGACHNGKVAFSVKDKDNCNTCHQK comes from the coding sequence ATGCGAAGTAAGTTATTGTTTAGTGGGCTGATTTTGCTATTAGCATTTGGTTTTGCAATTGCAAAGATTGGAGGTGGAGATATTACCTTTAACTCTCCAGCTGGCAAAGTAGTTTTTAGTCATGAAAATCATGTAAAAGGGGTAGGGCTCAAATGTACCGACTGCCATGACAAACTTTTTTTGAATACCAAGAAACACAAAAGTGTGACAATGGCGCAGATGGCAAAAGGGAAATCATGCGGTGCATGCCATAACGGAAAAGTAGCTTTCAGCGTTAAGGATAAAGATAACTGTAATACATGCCATCAAAAATAA